The following are encoded in a window of Labrus bergylta chromosome 16, fLabBer1.1, whole genome shotgun sequence genomic DNA:
- the mmd2a gene encoding monocyte to macrophage differentiation factor 2a yields the protein MDFKMTKFGRFMNSRVPASKRYQPTDYEHAANCATHGLWILPSLVGGSVLYFLSVDQWHCVAAWLYGSGLTGLFVTSTLFHTAAWKISHLRKVEQRFHMCDRMAIYFFIAASYSPWLMLRELGPWACHMRWLIWVMACVGSMYVFLFHERYKLVELFGYVAMGAVPALVILSMVERAGVCELAVGGVFYVVGVVFFKSDGLVPFAHAIWHLFVAAGACIHYYAIWRYLYLPGPLLQTSR from the exons GTTTATGAACTCGAGGGTCCCGGCCAGTAAAAGATACCAGCCCACTGACTACGAACATGCTGCCAACTGTGCCACACATGGG TTGTGGATCCTCCCCAGTCTTGTGGGGGGGTCTGTGctctacttcctgtctgtggACCAATGGCATTGTGTTGCTGCCTGGCTCTACGGGAGCGGTCTCACTGGCCTGTTTGTCACCTCAACTCTCTTCCACACCGCTGCCTGGAAAATCAGCCACCTCcg GAAGGTGGAGCAGCGTTTCCACATGTGCGACAGGATGGCCATCTACTTCTTCATAGCTGCCTCCTACTCACCCTG GTTAATGCTGAGGGAGCTGGGACCCTGGGCGTGCCACATGCGTTGGCTGATATGGGTCATGGCttgtgttggatccatgtatgTCTTCCTTTTCCACGAGAG GTACAAGCTGGTTGAGCTGTTTGGATATGTGGCCATGGGGGCTGTTCCTGCTTTGGTCATCCTGTCTATG GTGGAGCGAGCAGGCGTGTGTGAGCTAGCAGTGGGAGGAGTCTTCTACGTGGTGGGTGTGGTCTTCTTTAAGAGCGATGGCCTCGTCCCTTTCGCCCACGCCATCTGGCATCTTTTTGTCGCAGCAGGAGCGTGCATCCATTACTACGCCATCTGGAGGTACCTGTACTTACCCGGGCCACTGCTGCAGACATCAAGGTGA